A genomic region of Mycobacterium sp. Aquia_213 contains the following coding sequences:
- a CDS encoding SDR family oxidoreductase, with protein MNHPDLAGKAAIVTGAGAGIGLAVARRLAAEGCGVLCADVNGSAADAAAAEIGSGAIGYRVDVSDETQVIGMVDACVSAFGGVDKLVANAGVVHMASLIDTTVEDFDRVIAINLRGAWLCTKHAAPRMVERGGGAIVSMSSLAGHIGVGGSGAYGMSKAGVSHLSRITAAELRSSNIRANALLPAFVDTPMQQIAMTTFDETLGEGGAGKMIERLQGRMAAPEEMASIVAFLLSDDASMITGTTQIADGGTIAALW; from the coding sequence TTGAACCATCCGGACCTGGCCGGTAAGGCCGCAATCGTTACCGGCGCCGGCGCCGGGATCGGCCTTGCGGTGGCGCGACGGCTCGCCGCCGAGGGCTGCGGCGTGCTGTGCGCGGACGTCAACGGCAGCGCGGCCGATGCGGCGGCCGCCGAGATCGGTTCTGGCGCAATCGGTTATCGGGTCGATGTCAGCGACGAGACACAGGTCATCGGCATGGTCGACGCCTGTGTCAGCGCATTCGGTGGCGTGGACAAACTGGTCGCCAATGCCGGCGTCGTGCATATGGCCTCGCTGATCGACACCACCGTCGAGGACTTCGACCGTGTCATTGCGATCAACCTGCGTGGCGCGTGGCTGTGTACCAAGCATGCGGCGCCGAGGATGGTCGAGCGGGGCGGGGGAGCGATCGTCAGCATGTCGTCGCTCGCCGGCCATATCGGCGTGGGCGGCAGCGGCGCCTACGGCATGTCCAAGGCCGGCGTCAGCCACCTGAGCCGCATCACCGCCGCGGAGCTGCGTTCGTCCAACATCCGGGCCAACGCGCTGTTGCCGGCCTTCGTCGACACCCCGATGCAGCAGATCGCGATGACGACGTTCGACGAAACGCTCGGGGAAGGCGGCGCCGGCAAGATGATCGAGCGCCTGCAAGGCCGGATGGCCGCACCCGAGGAGATGGCCAGCATCGTGGCTTTCCTGTTGTCCGACGACGCGTCGATGATCACCGGCACCACTCAGATCGCCGACGGTGGAACCATCGCGGCGCTGTGGTGA
- a CDS encoding enoyl-CoA hydratase, protein MNVNGLRPVDRRESSGPQFDFIGYETLDDGRIAAITLDRPNQRNAQTRGMLVELDAAFELAEADDAVRVVILRAAGSAFSAGHDLGSADDVRERSPGPDQHPTYQCNGGTFGGVESRNRQEWHYYFENTKRWRNLRKITIAQVHGTVLSAGLMLAWCCDLILASEDTVFADVVGTRLGMCGVEYFGHPWEFGPRKSKELLLTGDCIGADEAHALGMVSKVFPANQLGSSTIEFARRIAKVPTMAALLIKESVNQTVDAMGFTTALDGCFKIHQLNHAHWGEVTGGKLSYGTVEYGLDDWRAAPEILPASKHHP, encoded by the coding sequence ATGAACGTCAACGGACTCCGTCCGGTCGATCGCCGGGAGAGTTCCGGGCCGCAATTCGACTTCATCGGATACGAGACACTCGATGACGGTCGGATCGCGGCGATCACTCTGGATCGCCCGAACCAACGCAACGCGCAGACGCGCGGAATGCTGGTCGAGTTGGACGCCGCCTTCGAGCTGGCCGAGGCCGACGACGCGGTCAGGGTCGTCATTCTGCGGGCGGCGGGTTCCGCGTTCTCGGCCGGTCACGACCTCGGGTCCGCCGACGATGTGCGGGAACGCTCACCCGGCCCGGACCAACACCCCACCTATCAGTGCAACGGAGGGACGTTCGGCGGGGTGGAGTCGCGCAATCGTCAGGAGTGGCATTACTACTTCGAAAACACGAAGCGGTGGCGCAACCTCCGCAAGATCACCATTGCGCAGGTCCACGGCACGGTCCTATCGGCGGGGCTGATGCTGGCCTGGTGCTGTGATCTGATCCTCGCGAGTGAGGACACCGTGTTCGCCGACGTCGTCGGGACGCGGCTGGGCATGTGCGGGGTGGAGTATTTCGGCCATCCGTGGGAGTTCGGCCCGCGTAAATCGAAGGAACTTCTGCTCACCGGGGACTGCATCGGCGCCGACGAAGCGCACGCGCTGGGGATGGTCAGCAAGGTGTTCCCGGCAAATCAATTAGGCTCTAGCACAATAGAATTCGCTCGACGAATCGCCAAAGTCCCCACGATGGCCGCGCTGCTCATCAAGGAGTCGGTGAACCAAACCGTCGATGCGATGGGCTTCACCACCGCGCTGGACGGCTGCTTCAAGATCCACCAGCTCAATCACGCCCACTGGGGTGAAGTCACCGGTGGCAAGTTGTCATACGGAACGGTTGAGTACGGACTCGACGACTGGCGCGCCGCGCCGGAGATCTTGCCCGCGTCCAAGCACCACCCGTGA
- a CDS encoding alpha/beta fold hydrolase, whose protein sequence is MAQVHRFLDCRGTRIHAVEDGPPSPEGPLVVLLHGFPESWYSWRHQIPVLAAAGYRVVAIDQRGYGRSSKYRVQSAYRIKELVGDVLGVIDAYDADEAIVIGHDWGAPVAWTFAWLHPDRCAGVVGISVPFAGRGVIGLPGSPFGEHRPNDYHVELAGEGRVWYQDYFSAQDGIIAEIEEDVRGWLLGLTYTVSGEGMMAATKAAVDAGVDLASMDPIDVIRAGPLCMAEGAKLKDAFVYPETMPAWFTDADVDFYAGEFERSGFGGPLSFYHNIDNDWHDLADQEGKPLTPPALFIGGQYDVGTTWGAEAVERAPEVMPNYRGTHLIADVGHWIQQEAPEETNRLLLDFLGGLGS, encoded by the coding sequence ATGGCGCAGGTTCATCGGTTTTTGGACTGTCGGGGTACGCGCATTCATGCCGTCGAAGACGGCCCCCCCAGCCCAGAAGGCCCGCTGGTTGTGCTGCTGCACGGGTTTCCGGAGTCCTGGTACTCATGGCGTCATCAGATTCCCGTGCTCGCCGCCGCGGGCTATCGCGTGGTGGCAATCGACCAGCGCGGCTACGGACGTTCGTCGAAATACCGGGTGCAATCGGCTTACCGCATCAAGGAATTGGTCGGCGACGTGCTCGGCGTCATCGACGCTTACGATGCCGACGAAGCGATCGTCATAGGTCATGACTGGGGCGCACCCGTCGCGTGGACCTTCGCGTGGCTGCACCCGGACCGGTGTGCCGGGGTGGTCGGGATCAGCGTTCCGTTCGCGGGTCGCGGCGTGATTGGCTTGCCGGGCAGCCCCTTCGGCGAGCACCGCCCCAACGACTACCACGTCGAGCTCGCGGGCGAAGGCCGGGTTTGGTACCAGGACTACTTCTCCGCGCAGGATGGGATCATCGCCGAAATCGAGGAGGACGTCCGCGGGTGGCTACTGGGGCTGACCTACACGGTCTCCGGTGAGGGGATGATGGCCGCCACCAAGGCGGCGGTCGACGCGGGCGTCGACCTGGCGTCCATGGACCCGATCGACGTGATCCGCGCCGGCCCGCTCTGCATGGCTGAGGGCGCAAAGCTCAAGGACGCCTTCGTCTATCCGGAAACGATGCCGGCCTGGTTCACCGATGCCGATGTCGACTTCTACGCCGGCGAGTTCGAGCGTTCCGGCTTCGGCGGGCCGCTGAGCTTCTATCACAACATCGACAACGACTGGCACGACCTGGCGGACCAAGAAGGTAAACCGCTCACCCCACCCGCTTTGTTCATCGGTGGCCAGTACGACGTCGGCACCACCTGGGGCGCCGAGGCCGTCGAGCGCGCACCCGAAGTGATGCCGAATTACCGGGGAACGCACCTGATTGCCGACGTCGGGCACTGGATTCAGCAGGAAGCGCCCGAGGAGACCAACCGGTTGTTGCTCGATTTCCTGGGCGGGCTGGGTTCATGA
- a CDS encoding 3,4-dihydroxy-2-butanone-4-phosphate synthase, with translation MKTTDMRVLRAITAMATGQPVVVKEDSDSDGYLVFAADAATAPLLAFMVRHTSGYVRVALPESECERLNLPPMCHRNTGLCVSVDVRGTGTGISATDRARTIAALASGAAAASDFLRPGHVVPLQAGVDGVLGRPGPAEAAVDLAGLAGRRRAAALCEIVSRRNPALMARGPELTEFAIEHGLPIVSIGELVAYRRRTEPQVVRLTETVLPTWAGVSRVIGFRDAHDGGEHLAMIIGSAGAGVPVPLHVHVECLTGDVFGSKACRCGGELNTALARMSAQDSGVVIYLRPSGPPRACGLFARRAATGDPIPETVGWILRDLGLYALKLSDDMPGFGLVMFGAIREQGIRTHALAAAG, from the coding sequence ATGAAAACCACCGACATGCGGGTGCTGCGCGCGATCACGGCGATGGCGACGGGGCAACCCGTTGTCGTCAAAGAGGATTCGGACAGCGACGGCTATCTTGTGTTCGCCGCTGACGCCGCAACCGCTCCGCTGCTGGCGTTCATGGTTCGCCACACCTCCGGTTATGTGCGGGTCGCGCTGCCCGAATCCGAATGCGAGCGGTTGAATCTCCCGCCGATGTGCCACCGGAACACCGGGCTGTGCGTGTCGGTCGACGTCCGCGGGACGGGCACCGGAATCTCGGCAACGGATCGCGCCCGCACGATCGCCGCACTGGCATCCGGTGCCGCTGCTGCTTCGGATTTCCTTCGCCCCGGACATGTGGTCCCGCTGCAAGCCGGGGTGGACGGGGTGCTTGGCCGGCCCGGCCCTGCGGAGGCGGCCGTCGACCTCGCCGGCCTCGCCGGACGGCGTCGGGCAGCCGCGCTGTGCGAGATCGTCTCGCGGCGCAATCCCGCACTGATGGCGCGCGGGCCCGAGCTGACCGAATTCGCGATCGAACACGGGCTGCCGATCGTCTCGATCGGTGAGCTGGTGGCCTACCGGCGCCGGACCGAACCTCAGGTGGTCCGGCTGACCGAGACCGTCCTGCCCACCTGGGCGGGCGTTTCGCGCGTCATCGGCTTCCGCGACGCGCACGACGGTGGCGAGCATCTGGCGATGATCATCGGCTCGGCGGGTGCCGGAGTACCCGTGCCGTTGCACGTCCACGTCGAGTGCCTGACGGGGGATGTGTTCGGCTCCAAGGCGTGCCGGTGCGGCGGCGAACTCAACACCGCGCTGGCCCGGATGTCGGCCCAGGACAGCGGCGTGGTGATCTATCTGCGTCCGTCCGGGCCGCCGCGGGCCTGCGGCCTTTTCGCCCGGCGCGCCGCGACCGGTGATCCGATACCGGAGACCGTGGGGTGGATTCTGCGCGACCTTGGGCTGTATGCCCTCAAACTCTCGGACGACATGCCAGGATTTGGCCTGGTGATGTTCGGGGCAATTCGCGAGCAGGGCATCCGAACTCATGCGTTGGCGGCCGCGGGTTGA
- a CDS encoding TetR/AcrR family transcriptional regulator codes for MGTVAQPVRRRPKDRKQQILEQAVGLFIDRGFHSVKLEDIAEAAGVTARALYRHYDNKQALLAEAIRTGQDQYQIARRLTAGEAEPTPRPLSVELPDHITAAVASRSLAVLWQREARYLNEGDRAEVRRRINTIVAGMRDNVDLEVPGLSPQHAELRAWAVASTLTGLGRHNLTLGADELKERLYQACMAAATTPPVAELTPLDAARDEDGVLFSRYETLLAGGARLFRAQGYPAVSTSEISKAAGIAGPGLYRSFSSKQAILDALIRRLDEWWSLECIRAVRTNSEAVQRLQGLVQGHVRISLDAPDLVAVSITELPHASSEVRDGYLRNQADRETVWIELITELVPQTTVVEGRILVAAAISFIEDVARTWHLTRYVGVADELTAIAMSILTSRA; via the coding sequence ATGGGGACCGTCGCTCAACCCGTTAGGCGCCGCCCGAAGGATCGCAAGCAGCAGATTCTGGAGCAGGCCGTCGGCCTCTTCATCGACCGCGGCTTCCATTCGGTCAAGTTGGAAGACATCGCCGAGGCGGCAGGAGTCACCGCGCGTGCGTTGTATCGCCACTACGACAACAAGCAGGCGTTGCTCGCCGAGGCCATTCGCACGGGCCAGGATCAGTATCAAATCGCGCGTCGCCTCACCGCCGGCGAGGCCGAGCCGACACCTCGGCCGCTGAGTGTCGAGCTACCGGACCACATCACCGCGGCCGTTGCATCGCGGTCCCTGGCGGTGTTGTGGCAGCGCGAGGCCCGTTACCTCAACGAAGGCGACCGCGCCGAAGTCCGGCGCCGCATCAACACGATCGTCGCCGGGATGCGCGACAACGTCGACCTGGAGGTGCCCGGCCTGAGCCCGCAGCACGCGGAGCTGCGCGCGTGGGCGGTGGCCAGCACGCTGACCGGCCTGGGACGGCACAATCTCACGCTTGGAGCCGATGAACTCAAAGAGCGCCTCTACCAAGCCTGTATGGCCGCGGCGACGACGCCGCCCGTCGCCGAGTTGACGCCGCTGGATGCCGCGCGCGACGAGGACGGTGTGCTGTTCTCCCGCTATGAAACCCTGCTGGCCGGGGGCGCGCGGCTGTTCCGTGCGCAGGGCTATCCGGCTGTCAGTACCAGTGAGATCAGCAAGGCGGCCGGCATCGCGGGCCCGGGTCTGTATCGGTCCTTCTCGTCCAAGCAGGCCATCCTGGATGCGCTCATCCGCCGGCTCGACGAGTGGTGGAGCCTTGAGTGCATTCGCGCTGTGCGAACGAATTCGGAAGCCGTGCAACGTCTTCAGGGGCTGGTGCAGGGGCACGTCCGGATCAGCCTGGATGCCCCCGACCTTGTTGCTGTCTCGATCACCGAGCTCCCGCACGCCTCCAGCGAGGTCCGCGACGGGTATTTGAGAAATCAGGCCGACCGCGAAACCGTGTGGATCGAGCTGATCACCGAGCTGGTCCCGCAGACCACCGTCGTGGAGGGGCGAATATTGGTCGCGGCGGCGATTAGCTTTATCGAAGACGTCGCTCGCACATGGCATCTCACGCGATACGTTGGGGTCGCGGACGAGCTCACCGCCATCGCAATGTCAATCCTGACCAGCCGGGCCTGA
- a CDS encoding LLM class flavin-dependent oxidoreductase: protein MEIGIFLMPAHPPEQSLYDATQWDLDMIELADQLGYVEAWVGEHFTVPWEPICAPDLLLAQALLRTKNIKLAPGAHLLPYHHPVELAHRVAYFDHLAQGRFMLGVGASGIPGDWALYDVDGKNGEHREMTREALEIMLRIWTEDEPWEHRGKYWNANGIAPMFEGLMRRHIKPFQKPHPPIGVTGFSAGSETLKLAGERGYLPMSLDLNAEYVATHWDAVLEGAERSGRTPDRRDWRLVREVFVAETDEQAFRYAVDGTMGRAMREYVLPTFRMFGMTKFYKHNPSVPDDDVTAEYLAENTFVVGSVETVVDKLEATYDQVGGFGHLLVLGFDYSDNPGPWKESLRLLAEEVMPRLNARIAKKPVAAIV from the coding sequence ATGGAGATCGGAATATTCCTGATGCCGGCCCATCCACCGGAGCAGAGCCTCTACGACGCCACCCAATGGGACCTCGACATGATCGAACTGGCCGATCAACTCGGGTACGTCGAAGCGTGGGTCGGGGAACACTTCACCGTGCCCTGGGAGCCGATCTGCGCTCCCGACCTGCTGTTGGCGCAGGCGCTGCTGCGAACAAAGAACATCAAACTCGCGCCCGGCGCACATCTGCTGCCGTACCACCATCCGGTCGAATTAGCCCATCGGGTCGCCTATTTCGATCACCTTGCCCAGGGCCGATTCATGCTGGGTGTGGGAGCCAGCGGAATCCCGGGCGACTGGGCACTGTACGACGTGGACGGAAAGAACGGCGAGCATCGCGAGATGACTCGGGAAGCGCTCGAAATCATGCTGCGCATCTGGACCGAAGACGAGCCCTGGGAACACCGCGGAAAGTACTGGAACGCCAACGGGATCGCGCCGATGTTCGAGGGCCTGATGCGGCGTCATATCAAGCCCTTTCAGAAGCCGCATCCTCCCATTGGCGTCACCGGGTTCAGCGCGGGCTCCGAGACGCTCAAGCTTGCGGGTGAGCGCGGCTACCTACCGATGAGCCTTGACCTCAACGCCGAATACGTCGCCACGCACTGGGATGCGGTGCTGGAAGGCGCGGAACGCAGTGGCCGGACTCCCGACCGCCGTGATTGGCGGTTGGTCCGTGAGGTTTTCGTCGCCGAGACCGACGAGCAGGCCTTCCGTTACGCCGTCGACGGCACGATGGGTCGTGCCATGCGCGAGTATGTGCTGCCGACGTTCCGCATGTTCGGCATGACCAAGTTCTACAAGCACAACCCCTCGGTACCCGACGACGACGTGACGGCGGAGTACCTGGCCGAGAACACCTTCGTGGTCGGCTCGGTGGAGACGGTGGTCGACAAACTCGAAGCCACCTATGACCAAGTGGGCGGGTTCGGTCACCTGCTGGTGCTTGGATTCGACTACAGCGACAATCCGGGGCCGTGGAAGGAGTCACTGCGGCTGCTGGCCGAAGAAGTGATGCCCAGACTCAACGCGCGCATTGCCAAGAAGCCGGTCGCTGCGATCGTCTAG
- a CDS encoding FAD-binding oxidoreductase has translation MADREVTVGYSDGTHKTMPVRPDQTVLDAAEEHGVAIVSECQSGICGTCVATCTAGQYEMGRTEGLSDVERDARKILTCQTFANSDCRIELQYPADDNAALLIACDGVVTGVDLLSPSTAVLRVKVSPKTGALNYQAGQFAQLQVPGTNTWRNYSYAHPADGGGELEFIIRLLPDGVMSNYLRDRAKPGDHIALRCSKGDFHLRPVLRPVILVAGGTGLSAILAMAESLSADTAHRVYLLYGVTCSEDLCKLDELKALADRVTALEVHVIVAHRNAEWHGPTGLVTDLLNEDMLSGGDADVYLCGPGPMVEATRTWLDNNGFHRVGLYYEKFVPSGAARRRGPVHLDHASIDMADVRSRGRGTAVVIGGSIAGIAAAKVLTETFDRVIVLEKDDPHRRREGRPGAAQGWHLHHLLTAGQIELERFFPGIVDDMVREGAFKVDMAAQYRIRLGGSWKKPGTSDIEIVCAGRPLLEWCVRRRLDDEPRIDFRYESEVDDLVFDRANNAIVGVAVSKDGDFEVVPAEFVVDASGKNTRVPEFLDRIGIGAPEVEQDIINCFYSTMQHRVPPDRQWQDKVMVICYAYRPFEDTYAAQYYTDSSRTLLSTSLVAYNCYSPPRTAREFREFADLMPSPVVGENIDGLEPASAIYNFRYPNMLWLHYERKRHLPRALLAVGDAYTSADPVSGLGMSLALKEVREMQVLLGKYGPGHQDLPHRYYKSIAKLAHTAWFVIREQNLRFDWMKDVDKKRPFYFRILTWYMDRLMELVHDDLDAYREFLAVVHLVKPPSALMTPGVAGRVIGKWARTRLSGQKTLIARNFENRTVPVADTAERLVAVGGSVPGQTL, from the coding sequence ATGGCGGATCGCGAAGTCACCGTCGGGTATTCGGACGGAACGCACAAGACGATGCCGGTACGGCCAGACCAGACCGTTCTGGACGCCGCCGAGGAACACGGCGTGGCCATCGTCAGCGAGTGCCAAAGCGGGATCTGCGGCACCTGTGTCGCTACCTGCACCGCGGGCCAGTACGAGATGGGCCGCACCGAAGGTCTGTCCGACGTGGAGCGGGACGCGCGAAAGATCCTCACCTGTCAGACGTTTGCCAACTCTGACTGCCGGATCGAACTGCAGTATCCGGCAGACGACAACGCGGCGCTGCTGATTGCCTGTGACGGCGTGGTGACCGGGGTCGACTTGTTGTCGCCCAGCACCGCGGTGCTGCGGGTGAAGGTCTCGCCGAAGACCGGGGCGCTGAACTACCAGGCGGGTCAGTTCGCCCAGCTGCAGGTACCCGGCACCAATACCTGGCGCAACTACTCTTACGCGCACCCCGCAGACGGCGGCGGTGAACTGGAATTCATCATCCGGCTGCTGCCGGACGGGGTGATGTCCAACTACCTGCGCGACCGCGCCAAGCCCGGTGACCATATCGCCCTGCGGTGCAGCAAAGGCGACTTCCACCTGCGCCCCGTCCTTCGGCCGGTGATCCTGGTCGCCGGCGGCACCGGCTTGTCGGCGATCCTGGCGATGGCCGAGAGCCTGAGCGCCGACACCGCCCACCGCGTCTATCTGCTCTACGGCGTGACCTGTAGCGAAGACCTCTGCAAGCTCGACGAACTCAAGGCGCTGGCCGACCGGGTGACGGCACTGGAGGTGCACGTCATCGTCGCGCACCGGAACGCCGAATGGCACGGACCGACCGGCCTGGTCACGGATCTTCTGAACGAGGACATGCTGTCCGGGGGCGACGCCGACGTCTACCTCTGCGGTCCGGGCCCGATGGTCGAAGCCACCCGAACCTGGTTGGACAACAACGGTTTTCATCGTGTCGGGCTCTACTACGAGAAGTTCGTCCCGAGTGGGGCGGCGCGGCGCCGCGGTCCGGTTCACCTCGATCACGCAAGCATCGACATGGCCGACGTGCGCAGCCGCGGTCGCGGGACCGCGGTGGTCATCGGCGGCAGCATCGCGGGCATCGCCGCGGCAAAGGTGCTCACCGAGACTTTCGATCGGGTCATCGTGCTCGAAAAGGACGACCCGCATCGTCGCCGCGAGGGCAGGCCCGGAGCGGCACAGGGCTGGCACCTGCACCACTTGCTGACCGCCGGCCAGATCGAGTTGGAGCGTTTCTTTCCCGGCATCGTCGACGACATGGTGCGCGAGGGCGCGTTCAAGGTCGACATGGCAGCGCAGTATCGAATCCGCTTGGGCGGAAGCTGGAAGAAGCCCGGCACCAGCGATATCGAAATCGTCTGTGCGGGGCGGCCATTACTCGAGTGGTGCGTACGGCGCCGCCTTGACGACGAGCCGCGGATCGACTTCCGTTACGAGTCGGAGGTCGACGACCTCGTCTTCGACCGGGCGAACAACGCCATTGTCGGGGTCGCCGTCAGCAAGGACGGCGATTTCGAGGTGGTGCCGGCCGAATTCGTGGTCGACGCATCGGGCAAGAACACCCGCGTCCCGGAATTCTTGGATCGCATCGGTATCGGGGCCCCCGAGGTCGAGCAGGACATCATCAACTGCTTCTACTCGACGATGCAGCACCGGGTTCCACCGGACCGGCAGTGGCAGGACAAGGTCATGGTGATCTGCTACGCGTATCGCCCCTTCGAGGACACTTACGCCGCGCAGTATTACACCGACAGCTCGCGCACCCTCCTGTCCACCTCCCTGGTGGCCTACAACTGTTACTCGCCGCCGCGCACCGCCCGGGAGTTCCGCGAATTCGCCGACCTGATGCCCTCGCCGGTGGTGGGAGAGAACATCGACGGGCTGGAACCGGCCTCGGCGATTTACAACTTCCGCTATCCGAACATGCTCTGGTTGCACTACGAGCGCAAGCGCCACCTGCCCCGCGCGCTGCTGGCCGTGGGCGACGCATACACCAGCGCCGACCCGGTTTCCGGCTTGGGTATGAGCCTGGCGCTCAAGGAAGTTCGGGAGATGCAGGTACTACTGGGCAAATACGGTCCGGGCCACCAAGACCTTCCGCACCGCTACTACAAGTCGATCGCAAAGTTGGCCCACACGGCGTGGTTCGTCATCCGCGAACAGAACCTCCGATTCGACTGGATGAAAGACGTGGACAAGAAGCGGCCCTTCTATTTCCGCATACTCACCTGGTATATGGATCGGCTGATGGAATTGGTGCACGACGATCTCGACGCCTATCGCGAATTCTTGGCGGTCGTACACCTCGTCAAGCCACCATCGGCGCTGATGACGCCCGGGGTTGCCGGCCGCGTCATCGGCAAATGGGCGCGGACCAGGTTGTCGGGGCAAAAGACTCTGATCGCTCGCAACTTTGAAAATCGCACGGTACCGGTTGCCGATACCGCAGAACGGCTGGTGGCCGTCGGTGGTTCGGTGCCGGGCCAAACTCTCTAG
- a CDS encoding acyl-CoA dehydrogenase: protein MDITYPPEAQTFRYRIRAFLAEHLPPGWSGPGAMPPVEREAFDSRWRRALLASDLVAVSWPTEYGGGGLSPVEQLVLAEEFARAGAPERAENDLLGIDLLGNTLIALGAEAQKKHFLPRILTGEDRWCQGFSEPEAGSDLASVRTRAVLDGQEWVINGQKIWTSAGLTANWIFVLVRTNPDAPKHKGLSFLLVPMEQPGVEVRPIVNAAGHSSFCEVFFTDARTGSANVVGGMGNGWPTAMTALGFERASQLTTAAIDFGRDFERLRELARERGMNTDPHIRDELAWCFSRIQIMRYRGYRGLTLSLNGRLPGAEAAITKVIWSEYFRRYTDLAAEILELDALGPLGPGNGGARLVPEAGTPNSPSCWMDELLYSRAATIYAGSSQIQRNLIGEQLLGLPKEPRREARQG from the coding sequence GTGGACATCACCTACCCACCCGAAGCGCAAACTTTCCGCTACCGGATTCGCGCGTTCCTCGCTGAACACCTCCCGCCCGGCTGGTCGGGGCCCGGAGCAATGCCGCCGGTCGAGCGCGAGGCGTTCGATTCGCGGTGGCGCCGCGCTCTGTTGGCCAGTGATCTGGTCGCCGTATCCTGGCCTACGGAATACGGCGGAGGTGGTCTCTCGCCGGTCGAACAACTGGTGCTGGCCGAGGAATTCGCCCGGGCGGGTGCGCCCGAGCGGGCCGAAAACGACCTGCTGGGAATCGATCTCCTGGGCAATACGCTGATCGCCCTGGGCGCGGAAGCGCAGAAGAAGCATTTCCTGCCGCGGATCCTCACCGGTGAAGATCGTTGGTGCCAAGGATTTTCGGAACCCGAGGCCGGCTCCGATCTGGCGTCGGTGCGGACCAGGGCCGTGCTGGACGGCCAGGAGTGGGTGATCAACGGGCAGAAGATCTGGACGTCGGCCGGTCTCACCGCCAACTGGATCTTCGTTCTGGTGCGCACGAATCCCGATGCGCCCAAGCACAAGGGTCTGTCCTTCTTGCTGGTGCCGATGGAACAACCCGGCGTCGAGGTTCGCCCGATCGTCAACGCGGCCGGACACTCGTCGTTCTGTGAAGTCTTTTTCACCGATGCCCGCACCGGATCCGCCAACGTCGTGGGCGGGATGGGTAACGGATGGCCGACCGCGATGACGGCGCTCGGGTTCGAACGCGCTTCGCAGCTCACCACCGCGGCCATCGATTTCGGACGCGACTTCGAGCGGCTGCGCGAACTCGCACGCGAACGCGGAATGAACACCGACCCGCATATCCGAGATGAGTTGGCGTGGTGCTTTTCCCGGATACAGATCATGCGGTACCGGGGCTACCGTGGCCTTACTTTGTCGCTGAACGGGCGACTGCCGGGCGCCGAAGCCGCGATCACCAAAGTCATTTGGAGCGAATACTTCCGGCGCTACACCGATCTGGCCGCCGAAATCTTGGAACTGGATGCGCTTGGCCCATTGGGTCCCGGCAACGGCGGGGCGCGCCTGGTTCCGGAAGCGGGCACGCCGAACTCTCCCTCCTGCTGGATGGACGAGCTGCTCTACTCCCGGGCGGCCACGATCTATGCCGGCAGTTCGCAAATTCAACGCAATCTGATCGGCGAGCAACTACTCGGGCTGCCCAAGGAACCACGTCGGGAAGCCAGGCAAGGCTGA